A genomic window from Sparus aurata chromosome 14, fSpaAur1.1, whole genome shotgun sequence includes:
- the apaf1 gene encoding apoptotic protease-activating factor 1 isoform X2, with the protein MALEERPRSCLLRFRHKLEEDIKPSYLMDHMISDGVMTVDEEEKIRSQPTRKEQAVALLELLLRKDNRAYISFYNALVKETYDDLANLLHDDLPYVLPDAHKSSSDGYTPYVQAMLSEGGVPQRPVVFVSRPELVNRVREKLYRLQKDPGWVTVFGMAGSGKSILAAEAVRHQGLIEECFPGGIHWLSIGQLDKPDLLVKIQSLCFRLEQSLDSQSLHRPPNSLDEAKERLRFLMLRRYPRALLILDDIWDSTVLKTFDIHCRILLTTRNRSLTDSVSGAKYEVEVESGLDENKALEILALYTDTKLHGLPEEARSIVRECKGSPLVVSLIGALLKEKPNRWRYYLSQLQQKQFKRIRKSSSYDYDALDQAMAASIEVLPEDHQELYKDFTVLEQDIKVPAKVLSVLWDLEPEEVEDILEEFVNKSLLFVDSHNKPYLYYLHDLQLDFLVEQNRTQLESLHTKVVHQYQQHYRDGPPISGDEECLYWIRFLTYHMAKANLCQELYSLMFSLDWVSIKSKIMGPAHLINDYVEYGPILDKENSEVRSQFQEFLSLNGHQLEQRPFPDVVQLALSQPHTSEVYRQALLQAQDRASRGKLYFDWLNKNSVESLSRLVIHPHQGSIYSACFSHDGTKIASCGASRTLKVFKSTSGEKLTEIQAHDDEVLCCAFSPDDRLLATCSSDRKVKVWNVERAMLLRVFEEEHEEQVNHCQFTNTARRLLLATCSNDKFMNVKLWNLNKPSSQNTMFGHFEPVNHCCFSPDDSYVSTSSNDGTVKLFEASSANEWKTISVRDVFAEGDEEVLVKCSTWTADGKRIICAARNAALVFDVETSGMLLEIRTNRLSMVQFCHACPTSNLLAIAYSNYAVELWDLEANKKMADCSGHLSWVQRVQFSPDGSQLLSCSDDQTVRLWETTKVHTSSAVCLKRDSDVLFNDEEIIVSAADNCNRLQVRDGRTGSVLFQSEEKSSRIRCTCMCRQASAVVLGQEDGTVQVLEVPSGKLLATLPGHTKTVLHCKFSQNGQTLITSSEDTTIRVWRWQSGECQVLQGHKEQVRCFSLLSSSPADTRLLSWSFDGTVKMWDTESGEKLQDIRAHRGAILSCHVSPDGCLFATTSADMTAKLWHSESWECVHAFKGHQDCVRSCRFSWDSRRLATGDDNGEIRLWNVKDGSLLKICSREGKDGMDSLHGGWVTDLHFSPDDSLLVSTGGYIKWWDVEKGEALQTFYPTGTALKRIHVSSDFSTFVTIDSIGILYILQRVA; encoded by the exons ATGGCGTTGGAGGAAAGGCCGCGGAGCTGCCTGCTGCGCTTTCGCCACAAGCTGGAGGAGGACATCAAGCCCTCCTACCTGATGGACCACATGATCAGTGATGGGGTGATGACtgtggatgaggaggagaagatcaGGAGTCAG ccAACCAGGAAGGAACAGGCTGTAgccctgctggagctgctgctgaggaaGGACAACCGTGCCTACATCTCCTTCTACAACGCCCTGGTGAAGGAGACATACGATGATTTGGCCAATCTGCTCCACGATGACCTACCATACGTGTTACCTGATGCACACAAGAGCTCCTCTGACGGCTACACGCCTTACG TCCAGGCGATGCTCAGCGAAGGCGGCGTGCCACAGAGGCCCGTGGTGTTTGTCAGCAGACCAGAGCTTGTGAACCGTGTCAGGGAGAAACTCTACCGGCTGCAGAAGGACCCTGGCTGGGTCACTGTCTTCGGCATGGCTGGTTCGGGCAAATCCATCCTGGCTGCTGAGGCCGTCAGACACCAAGGACTCATCGAAG AGTGCTTCCCCGGAGGGATCCACTGGCTGTCCATCGGCCAGCTGGACAAACCAGACCTGCTGGTTAAAATCCAGTCATTGTGTTTCCGCCTGGAGCAGAGCCTTGATTCTCAGTCGCTCCACCGGCCTCCCAACTCTCTGGATGAGGCCAAGGAGCGTCTGCGCTTCCTCATGCTGCGCAGATACCCGAG AGCTCTGCTGATTCTGGATGACATCTGGGACAGTACAGTGCTGAAGACGTTTGATATCCACTGTCGGATACTTTTAACGACCAGAAATAGAAGCCTCACTGATTCTGTTAGTG gcgCTAAATATGAGGTGGAAGTGGAGAGTGGTCTGGATGAAAACAAGGCACTGGAGATCCTCGCtctgtacacagacacaaaactcCACGGACTTCCTGAGGAGGCTCGCAGCATCGTCCGAGAATGTAAAG GTTCCCCTCTGGTGGTGTCCCTGATCGGCGCTCTACTCAAAGAGAAACCCAACCGTTGGCGTTACTACCTcagccagctgcagcagaagcagtTCAAGAGGATAAGGAAGTCCTCGTCGTACGACTACGACGCCCTCGACCAAGCCATGGCTGCCAGCATTGAAGTCTTACCTGAAGACCATCAGGAGCTCTACAAGGACTTTACTGTGCTGGAGCAGGACATCAAAGTCCCCGCAAAG GTGCTGTCTGTTTTGTGGGACTTGGAGCCggaagaggtggaggacatCCTCGAGGAGTTTGTCAACAAGTCCCTGCTTTTTGTGGACAGTCACAATAAACCCTACCTATACTACCTCCATGACCTCCAGCTGGACTTCCTGGTTGAGCAGAATCGCACCCAGCTCGAG agccTCCACACTAAGGTGGTGCATCAGTACCAGCAGCACTACAGAGACGGTCCTCCCATCTCAGGAGACGAGGAATGTCTCTACTGGATCAGATTCCTGACCTACCACATGGCCAAAGCCAACCTCTGCCAG gAGCTCTACTCTCTCATGTTTTCTCTGGACTGGGTCAGCATCAAGAGCAAGATAATGGGGCCAGCTCACCTCATCAATGACTATGTGGAGTATGGACCCATTCTTGACAAAGAG AACAGCGAAGTGCGCAGTCAGTTCCAGGAGTTTCTGTCTCTGAACGGCCACCAGCTGGAGCAGCGACCTTTCCCTGACGTGGTGCAGCTCGCTCTGTCCCAGCCGCACACCTCCGAGGTCTACAGACAGGCTCTGCTGCAGGCGCAGGACCGGGCCAGCAGAGGGAAACTCTACTTTGACTGGCT GAATAAGAATAGTGTAGAGAGTCTGTCCAGGCTGGTGATCCACCCCCACCAGGGCTCCATCTACTCTGCCTGCTTCTCCCACGATGGAACCAAGATCGCCTCCTGTGGAGCCAGCAGGACACTCAAG GTGTTCAAAAGCACCTCAGGTGAGAAGCTCACGGAAATCCAGGCCCATGATGACGAGGTGCTCTGCTGTGCCTTCTCCCCCGATGACCGCCTGCTAGCAACATGCTCTAGCGACAGGAAGGTCAAG GTGTGGAACGTGGAGCGAGCCATGCTGTTGAGGGTGTTTGAGGAGGAGCATGAAGAGCAGGTCAACCACTGTCAGTTTACCAACACAGCGCGACGCCTCCTGCTGGCCACCTGCTCCAACGACAAGTTCATGAATGTGAAG ttgTGGAACCTTAACAAGCCGTCCTCCCAGAACACCATGTTCGGCCACTTTGAGCCGGTCAACCACTGCTGCTTCTCTCCTGATGACTCCTACGTGTCCACTTCCTCTAACGACGGTACCGTCAAG CTGTTCGAGGCGTCGTCTGCCAACGAGTGGAAGACGATCAGTGTGAGAGACGTGTTTGCAGAGGGCGATGAGGAGGTCCTCGTCAAGTGCAGCACCTGGACGGCTGACGGCAAACGCATCATATGTGCAGCCAGGAACGCTGCTCTG GTGTTTGACGTGGAGACATCGGGGATGTTGTTGGAGATCAGAACGAATCGTCTGAGCATGGTGCAATTCTGTCATGCCTGTCCCACCAGTAACCTGCTGGCTATCGCGTACTCAAACTACGCTGTGGAG CTGTGGGACCTGGAGGCCAATAAGAAGATGGCTGACTGCAGCGGTCACCTGAGTTGGGTCCAGCGAGTCCAGTTCTCTCCTGACGGATCACAGCTGCTCTCCTGCTCAGACGACCAGACTGTCAGG CTGTGGGAGACTACGAAGGTGCACACGTCCTCCGCCGTCTGCCTGAAAAGGGACTCTGACGTTCTCTTTAATGATGAAGAAATCATCGTGTCAGCTGCAGACAACTGCAACAGACTGCAG gtacGTGATGGCAGGACGGGATCGGTGCTGTTCCAGTCAGAGGAGAAGTCCTCCAGGATCCGGTGTACATGTATGTGCAGGCAGGCCTCTGCTGTGGTCCTGGGCCAGGAAGACGGCACTGTACAG GTGTTGGAGGTGCCCTCTGGGAAGCTCTTAGCCACTCTGCCGGGACACACCAAAACGGTGCTGCACTGCAAGTTCAGCCAGAACGGCCAAACGCTGATCACATCCTCCGAGGACACCACCATCCGG GTGTGGAGGTGGCAGTCAGGGGAGTGTCAAGTACTGCAGGGTCACAAGGAACAAGTCAGATGCTTCTCGCTGCTCTCCAGCTCACCAGCCGACACAAGACTGCTGTCCTGGTCCTTCGACGGCACTGTCAAG ATGTGGGACACAGAAAGCGGAGAGAAGCTGCAGGACATCCGGGCTCATCGGGGAGCCATTCTGTCCTGCCACGTCTCGCCGGACGGATGCCTGTTTGCCACCACCTCTGCTGACATGACTGCTAag TTGTGGCACTCCGAGTCCTGGGAGTGCGTCCACGCGTTTAAAGGCCACCAAGACTGTGTCCGAAGCTGCCGATTCTCCTGGGACAGCCGGCGCCTCGCAACAGGAGACGACAATGGAGAGATTCGG CTCTGGAACGTCAAGGACGGGTCTTTGCTGAAGATTTGCTCCCGGGAGGGTAAAGACGGTATGGACTCGCTCCACGGGGGCTGGGTGACCGACCTGCACTTCTCCCCGGACGACTCTCTGCTGGTCTCTACCGGCGGCTACATCAAG
- the apaf1 gene encoding apoptotic protease-activating factor 1 isoform X1 — protein MALEERPRSCLLRFRHKLEEDIKPSYLMDHMISDGVMTVDEEEKIRSQPTRKEQAVALLELLLRKDNRAYISFYNALVKETYDDLANLLHDDLPYVLPDAHKSSSDGYTPYVQAMLSEGGVPQRPVVFVSRPELVNRVREKLYRLQKDPGWVTVFGMAGSGKSILAAEAVRHQGLIEECFPGGIHWLSIGQLDKPDLLVKIQSLCFRLEQSLDSQSLHRPPNSLDEAKERLRFLMLRRYPRALLILDDIWDSTVLKTFDIHCRILLTTRNRSLTDSVSGAKYEVEVESGLDENKALEILALYTDTKLHGLPEEARSIVRECKGSPLVVSLIGALLKEKPNRWRYYLSQLQQKQFKRIRKSSSYDYDALDQAMAASIEVLPEDHQELYKDFTVLEQDIKVPAKVLSVLWDLEPEEVEDILEEFVNKSLLFVDSHNKPYLYYLHDLQLDFLVEQNRTQLESLHTKVVHQYQQHYRDGPPISGDEECLYWIRFLTYHMAKANLCQELYSLMFSLDWVSIKSKIMGPAHLINDYVEYGPILDKENSEVRSQFQEFLSLNGHQLEQRPFPDVVQLALSQPHTSEVYRQALLQAQDRASRGKLYFDWLNKNSVESLSRLVIHPHQGSIYSACFSHDGTKIASCGASRTLKVFKSTSGEKLTEIQAHDDEVLCCAFSPDDRLLATCSSDRKVKVWNVERAMLLRVFEEEHEEQVNHCQFTNTARRLLLATCSNDKFMNVKLWNLNKPSSQNTMFGHFEPVNHCCFSPDDSYVSTSSNDGTVKLFEASSANEWKTISVRDVFAEGDEEVLVKCSTWTADGKRIICAARNAALVFDVETSGMLLEIRTNRLSMVQFCHACPTSNLLAIAYSNYAVELWDLEANKKMADCSGHLSWVQRVQFSPDGSQLLSCSDDQTVRLWETTKVHTSSAVCLKRDSDVLFNDEEIIVSAADNCNRLQVRDGRTGSVLFQSEEKSSRIRCTCMCRQASAVVLGQEDGTVQAAGLTARQVLMTVGLRIRRLLTSVRGLVLAVGLSTGSVQVLEVPSGKLLATLPGHTKTVLHCKFSQNGQTLITSSEDTTIRVWRWQSGECQVLQGHKEQVRCFSLLSSSPADTRLLSWSFDGTVKMWDTESGEKLQDIRAHRGAILSCHVSPDGCLFATTSADMTAKLWHSESWECVHAFKGHQDCVRSCRFSWDSRRLATGDDNGEIRLWNVKDGSLLKICSREGKDGMDSLHGGWVTDLHFSPDDSLLVSTGGYIKWWDVEKGEALQTFYPTGTALKRIHVSSDFSTFVTIDSIGILYILQRVA, from the exons ATGGCGTTGGAGGAAAGGCCGCGGAGCTGCCTGCTGCGCTTTCGCCACAAGCTGGAGGAGGACATCAAGCCCTCCTACCTGATGGACCACATGATCAGTGATGGGGTGATGACtgtggatgaggaggagaagatcaGGAGTCAG ccAACCAGGAAGGAACAGGCTGTAgccctgctggagctgctgctgaggaaGGACAACCGTGCCTACATCTCCTTCTACAACGCCCTGGTGAAGGAGACATACGATGATTTGGCCAATCTGCTCCACGATGACCTACCATACGTGTTACCTGATGCACACAAGAGCTCCTCTGACGGCTACACGCCTTACG TCCAGGCGATGCTCAGCGAAGGCGGCGTGCCACAGAGGCCCGTGGTGTTTGTCAGCAGACCAGAGCTTGTGAACCGTGTCAGGGAGAAACTCTACCGGCTGCAGAAGGACCCTGGCTGGGTCACTGTCTTCGGCATGGCTGGTTCGGGCAAATCCATCCTGGCTGCTGAGGCCGTCAGACACCAAGGACTCATCGAAG AGTGCTTCCCCGGAGGGATCCACTGGCTGTCCATCGGCCAGCTGGACAAACCAGACCTGCTGGTTAAAATCCAGTCATTGTGTTTCCGCCTGGAGCAGAGCCTTGATTCTCAGTCGCTCCACCGGCCTCCCAACTCTCTGGATGAGGCCAAGGAGCGTCTGCGCTTCCTCATGCTGCGCAGATACCCGAG AGCTCTGCTGATTCTGGATGACATCTGGGACAGTACAGTGCTGAAGACGTTTGATATCCACTGTCGGATACTTTTAACGACCAGAAATAGAAGCCTCACTGATTCTGTTAGTG gcgCTAAATATGAGGTGGAAGTGGAGAGTGGTCTGGATGAAAACAAGGCACTGGAGATCCTCGCtctgtacacagacacaaaactcCACGGACTTCCTGAGGAGGCTCGCAGCATCGTCCGAGAATGTAAAG GTTCCCCTCTGGTGGTGTCCCTGATCGGCGCTCTACTCAAAGAGAAACCCAACCGTTGGCGTTACTACCTcagccagctgcagcagaagcagtTCAAGAGGATAAGGAAGTCCTCGTCGTACGACTACGACGCCCTCGACCAAGCCATGGCTGCCAGCATTGAAGTCTTACCTGAAGACCATCAGGAGCTCTACAAGGACTTTACTGTGCTGGAGCAGGACATCAAAGTCCCCGCAAAG GTGCTGTCTGTTTTGTGGGACTTGGAGCCggaagaggtggaggacatCCTCGAGGAGTTTGTCAACAAGTCCCTGCTTTTTGTGGACAGTCACAATAAACCCTACCTATACTACCTCCATGACCTCCAGCTGGACTTCCTGGTTGAGCAGAATCGCACCCAGCTCGAG agccTCCACACTAAGGTGGTGCATCAGTACCAGCAGCACTACAGAGACGGTCCTCCCATCTCAGGAGACGAGGAATGTCTCTACTGGATCAGATTCCTGACCTACCACATGGCCAAAGCCAACCTCTGCCAG gAGCTCTACTCTCTCATGTTTTCTCTGGACTGGGTCAGCATCAAGAGCAAGATAATGGGGCCAGCTCACCTCATCAATGACTATGTGGAGTATGGACCCATTCTTGACAAAGAG AACAGCGAAGTGCGCAGTCAGTTCCAGGAGTTTCTGTCTCTGAACGGCCACCAGCTGGAGCAGCGACCTTTCCCTGACGTGGTGCAGCTCGCTCTGTCCCAGCCGCACACCTCCGAGGTCTACAGACAGGCTCTGCTGCAGGCGCAGGACCGGGCCAGCAGAGGGAAACTCTACTTTGACTGGCT GAATAAGAATAGTGTAGAGAGTCTGTCCAGGCTGGTGATCCACCCCCACCAGGGCTCCATCTACTCTGCCTGCTTCTCCCACGATGGAACCAAGATCGCCTCCTGTGGAGCCAGCAGGACACTCAAG GTGTTCAAAAGCACCTCAGGTGAGAAGCTCACGGAAATCCAGGCCCATGATGACGAGGTGCTCTGCTGTGCCTTCTCCCCCGATGACCGCCTGCTAGCAACATGCTCTAGCGACAGGAAGGTCAAG GTGTGGAACGTGGAGCGAGCCATGCTGTTGAGGGTGTTTGAGGAGGAGCATGAAGAGCAGGTCAACCACTGTCAGTTTACCAACACAGCGCGACGCCTCCTGCTGGCCACCTGCTCCAACGACAAGTTCATGAATGTGAAG ttgTGGAACCTTAACAAGCCGTCCTCCCAGAACACCATGTTCGGCCACTTTGAGCCGGTCAACCACTGCTGCTTCTCTCCTGATGACTCCTACGTGTCCACTTCCTCTAACGACGGTACCGTCAAG CTGTTCGAGGCGTCGTCTGCCAACGAGTGGAAGACGATCAGTGTGAGAGACGTGTTTGCAGAGGGCGATGAGGAGGTCCTCGTCAAGTGCAGCACCTGGACGGCTGACGGCAAACGCATCATATGTGCAGCCAGGAACGCTGCTCTG GTGTTTGACGTGGAGACATCGGGGATGTTGTTGGAGATCAGAACGAATCGTCTGAGCATGGTGCAATTCTGTCATGCCTGTCCCACCAGTAACCTGCTGGCTATCGCGTACTCAAACTACGCTGTGGAG CTGTGGGACCTGGAGGCCAATAAGAAGATGGCTGACTGCAGCGGTCACCTGAGTTGGGTCCAGCGAGTCCAGTTCTCTCCTGACGGATCACAGCTGCTCTCCTGCTCAGACGACCAGACTGTCAGG CTGTGGGAGACTACGAAGGTGCACACGTCCTCCGCCGTCTGCCTGAAAAGGGACTCTGACGTTCTCTTTAATGATGAAGAAATCATCGTGTCAGCTGCAGACAACTGCAACAGACTGCAG gtacGTGATGGCAGGACGGGATCGGTGCTGTTCCAGTCAGAGGAGAAGTCCTCCAGGATCCGGTGTACATGTATGTGCAGGCAGGCCTCTGCTGTGGTCCTGGGCCAGGAAGACGGCACTGTACAG GCAGCAGGGCTGACAGCTAGGCAGGTACTGATGACAGTTGGCCTCAGGATCCGACGACTGTTGACCTCCGTCAGGGGGTTGGTGCTGGCTGTAGGGCTAAGCACAGGCAGCGTCCAG GTGTTGGAGGTGCCCTCTGGGAAGCTCTTAGCCACTCTGCCGGGACACACCAAAACGGTGCTGCACTGCAAGTTCAGCCAGAACGGCCAAACGCTGATCACATCCTCCGAGGACACCACCATCCGG GTGTGGAGGTGGCAGTCAGGGGAGTGTCAAGTACTGCAGGGTCACAAGGAACAAGTCAGATGCTTCTCGCTGCTCTCCAGCTCACCAGCCGACACAAGACTGCTGTCCTGGTCCTTCGACGGCACTGTCAAG ATGTGGGACACAGAAAGCGGAGAGAAGCTGCAGGACATCCGGGCTCATCGGGGAGCCATTCTGTCCTGCCACGTCTCGCCGGACGGATGCCTGTTTGCCACCACCTCTGCTGACATGACTGCTAag TTGTGGCACTCCGAGTCCTGGGAGTGCGTCCACGCGTTTAAAGGCCACCAAGACTGTGTCCGAAGCTGCCGATTCTCCTGGGACAGCCGGCGCCTCGCAACAGGAGACGACAATGGAGAGATTCGG CTCTGGAACGTCAAGGACGGGTCTTTGCTGAAGATTTGCTCCCGGGAGGGTAAAGACGGTATGGACTCGCTCCACGGGGGCTGGGTGACCGACCTGCACTTCTCCCCGGACGACTCTCTGCTGGTCTCTACCGGCGGCTACATCAAG